gagaaattgagagagaggcaggagaaAATAAGGGGTTGAGCTGAACTTTAAAAATAGGCAGCGAGTGACCGAAGCAGAGAGTTATGGGGAGATTGTTCCATAGAGCAGGAGCTGTGGCaggccaggagtcctgggttctgaaACTAGCCCTGTCGCTGACTAGCTGTGGGACTTTCTGGTCTTATCCTGTTTCATTGCCTCACCTGCAAAATGGGAACAATTGCCTGTGGTGCTGTGAGACTGAAATCATTTGTGTTTAGACTGTGCTTGGAGACAGTCAGCTGGAAGGCAATCCAGAAAGGCATGGTGTTACAAATCTTGTATGTAATAAGTCTCAAACTAATTAAGAAGAATTCCACTCACTGATGATTATTATTACAAGGTGTTGCCTGGGACAAAGCCACTCAGCTTCACTTGGCGTACAGCCAAGCCAACATTTGCTTTCTACGTCTTATAATGCAAATAAAATGATCCTCAGAGCACCTTAACAAATTGGATCTGGCGCCCTTCATCACCGAGCTTGTCGGACTGCTTTCACGCCTCACATACCATGCCTCAGAGTGGGGATGTATTTGTGATGCTctgagggaaggagaagagacGCAAAGATTTCTAAGCTGTGGCTCAAGGTAAACAGCATGTTGCAATGTAGTGAGTTAAATGTGTTTGCAAATTACAAAATACAGACAAGGAAAGGCAATTACAGGCTGGAGAGTTATGGAAAATTTAGGGTTGGGATAGAAAGgttcgggcgggggggggggagattctcCATAATTTCCAACGGTACATGTGCAGACACACATCCCTGCTGCGTTAGCTGTGTGGAACTTGCACTTTGCTCACTGTGTCGGCTGCTCAATGCACAAGCATCGGGTCCTGTTTGTGGAGCTATGCTAATCCCAAATAACTAGGATAGAAAATATTAATTTGTCTCTGTGGCACCTTCCCTCagaggatctccaagcactttatagGCTAATCAGTCCTCACAGCAACACTGTTAGCCTAATAATTACcctcctcattttacaggtggggaaactggggcacaggACGGGCGTGACCTTCCCAAGGTGTcagtgagtcaatggcagagtcaggaatagaacccagatctcctaactCTCAGTCCCGTACTTTAAAACCAAACCTTCCTCCCTATAACATGGGTTCACTGCAATTCATTTCAGctaaaacattcattttaaaatacacttCTTGGTTTTAGCATCTATGCTTTAAATGAGCGAAATGATATTATTCTACGATCAAACGTGTCTTCTAATGTTGCCACTTCCTAAGACTTTGAAACACAAACACGCTGAGCTGCACTAGGCCGTCCCAAGCCTCCGCCGAGAACACCAGTTTCCCTGTAACCAACTGATTAACTGCATAGTGATATCAAAGAACAGCGATCGCAGCGTTTCGAGATAAGGCTATCTTTAGAGAGGAAAGGTCCTTTATCATAGCCACAAAAATAGTAATATTTGGCATTTCTCTAGTGCCTTTCATGTGCcaatctcaaagtactttatgaAGGTGGATACGGATAttatacatggggaaactgaggcatggggcagaggagtgatttgcccaaggtcacacaggaagtcagtggcagagttggaaatAGAACCTGCTCTAACCATAAAACATGCTGTGTCTCAGAGTGAGTTTGAATGATTTTCTTCACCTAACAGAACAGTTGCTTTGGGTGGAGAGGGAGAGCAAAGGAGGAcagaggcctaaccagtgcatgtttttttcctttcctcagACGAACAGACAGCTCCTCCTTTCACGTAAGGAGAAAACAAAGAAGCACTTACCATCCCTCTGCTCAATCTCTCCCAGAGCCACATATAGGGATCCAAGCTGGGCTTGGAACGGTTCCACAAATTTGGTGCAAACACAAACCTGGTGCTGGACTGAACTGCGCAGGGCTGTCAGGATGGCTTCAGACTGGACCATGTCATAACAGTGTAACCTGAAACACAATTGATTCAGTGAACTCAGCAGCAGGGACCCTAAAAAGTGAGTTGAGAGGAcgcaaggaagaaaaaaaggaacTACAGACGCGACAGAGACACTGTTGAAAGTAGCGTTGGCCTGAAAAAAGCTGTTCTCACCTGCCAAACGTTCGCAGGGTCTCCCCATCTGCGACTGATCCAGAGTTAATCTCCCAAGGAAAATAATAAACACCAGGACTGGGCAGCAtcttgcagagctgctgctgcaggttccACAAACAGACAAAATTCTGGGCAGGTATTTAAAGGGATGTTAGTCAACCTTCATAGGCCCCAAAATGTACCTACAAAAAACCCAATGGATGCATTAAGGCCTTATGTATAAAGATATTTTCTCTTGATTGAGAGGTTTAACAATAATCACCAAGTACTATCAAAGTGCTACACCAACTTTAATTCTCACAACTGCTCTGAAACAGGAACATACTTACCCCATTTCACGAGAGGGGGTAAATTGAAGCGCAGAGAGAATAAGATTTGCCCCACAGTGGGTCAGCAAAAAAGCTGGGATTAAAGGACTTGGGAGCTTcttgctctagggtgaccagaaaatatcgggacacactgggggaggagaggcggggggaggaggggtcgctggcagagaaaaaaaaaaaaaagtggagtgccgccggtggagcaaaaaaaaaaaagagtatcgcgaaatatcgggacaaattgcgtcctgACCTAACATcagtcgggacacgggacaaacgcctaaatattgggacggtcccgattttatcggaacatctggtcaccctatcttgcTCCCGGCCCTGTGATCAAGCCGCTAGATTACACTGCCTCTCCGAATATTCCTGGGGTGCTGAAGATCCTATACAGAGGTGATTGTGATAGTGTGTGTACACAACACTATAACCCACATAGTAACTAAGGCCCCGAAATTGAGTTATTGCTATTTAATACCCAGGCAAGTATTAAAACCTTTTAGTAAAGACAGACCAGCGAGCTGACAGAATAAAAGCCCAAGGTCTAACAGCTAGATTTATCCAATAATCTGCGGAAACCCAGAGTGGCTGCAGCCTTTCACAAAGGTGTACTGCTGGTGCAGCTAGAGAGACTTCCGCCTTTCCCCTGTGAATGAATGAACTGAAAATCAATCGTATACTATCAAACACTGTTAGTATATGATATGCCACatacagctgtaaaatgggggactTGATGGAATCTAATACAACTTCAAATGGGGATACAGGCCGTCCTCGAGTACAAAGAAAGTCAACTCTAAGTAATACAGCGTTGGGCAAAACATTGTAAACTTTAGGAACAGGATTTGCCTCATGGGAAAGAAAGAGGTTGCGTTCCTATTGCTTTATTTTAGCTAAAGTAATAAAGTGAAGCAGTAAGGCTAAACAAGCATGCTTCTGCTATCAAGTTAGTGAAATACACCTGTGCTAAAAAAAGGCcgtaaataaaaagaaatgagtCAAATAGCGTGTTTATAATGCTAAGGACCATTGACCACTGAATGGAATAATCCAAAATGTAACTGCTTGGTAAATAATGCACAGACTCGGCTCAACCATACATGCTAAGGTCCAACCATTGTTGTTAAAACAAGGAGAACAGAAATGGAAGATGGATACGCTGTTCTGACCTGCTGGACAACCACAGTTCTTGACGTGACTCTGCCCTGTGTAATGGACTGCTAAAACAAGCTTAAAAAGCATCAAAGAATATGGAAATTATGGGAACTTTAAACTGGACTTTTCAGCCGCTAGCAGAGTGTTGATGGagaaactgcaatttgagcaagCATAACTGCAAAACTGGCCAAAAGTATGCATCCCAAAGGGAAAGCAACTTGCAGAGAGTGTTCAAGGTATGTCCCACGGTGGCTGTACCAATAGTTACGGTTACCTTGTCTTACACAAGCTGGTCTGACAAGATGTGTTGCACAAAGAGACTGGAAAATTCCAGTTCCAGCAGCAAGAGCTCATATCTTGTTCCCTGACTGgcttgtgagagagagagactcactcACTTTGAGTTAATATTTCAAAACTTCGGAAGGCTGGGTCACCATACAATTAGTCCATGCCAGCACTTCCAAGAGGAACCAAGGTGGACCACCCAGCAAAAACAGGCCTGTCTCCTTCAACACATCGCTTCCTGAAAGCTGAGGACACTGAGAAGGGAGAAGACTGAGGTCTAGGCCAGCCATGTGGAAGCTCTCCTGGTGACATCAAGTCCTTATCTCAGATAGGCACTTCTAACTGTCTTTCTATTTTCCAGGCATTCAGGTTGCCTATTagcatatggggggggggagaggaactgTCCTTCACTCACCTGTGTTTGTAGAGTCAACTCCTGTTGTGAACAATAACTGAGCTGAAAGCTAGCAGATCAGCAAAGATTTGGTGATAATTAATGTGACAGACTGTCAATATCCTGctatatcctggacaaaccttatggaattaagctAAACGTTACTGAATTAAatgaaaccttattgaattaggttGAATACCTTTTAGGTCTATTGTATTATTTAAAATGCAATTGTGGTGTTGTAGGATTGTATGCATCGTTTCTAGGGACTTGACTAATGTAAATGTTAGGAACGTCAAAGGACTTTTTGGGACAATGCGTAGAAAGCGGATTTCTAGGAAATACCTGGGCAATGAGGGGAATGCAAGTGACCCACTTCAAATCCATTCTTCGGAAGCTATGCCCTGGAGAGAGAAGCTAATTGTCTGCTACTTTACCAGCTCCTGAAATCAAAGATGCCTGAGCTATATAAAAAGTGGACTAAACATGTCATGAATGTGCCAGTTCTGAGCTGAGGCTGTTATGAACTTGACAAACAAGAGACCCCTTTGGAGTCTGAAGGACTAATTTGCCAGTTGTCACTAGTCACTTGTTGGAGACAGCTGGTAGcgtgtgtgtaggttcttttattggttttaatgttttcactgtagtgctttttaccttaagaataaagtaagCTTGCATAGGAAATCCTGTGGTATCTTATAACTGTAGCCATTACACCTGTTAAATGTCTTTGAAGAGAACCCAAGCAGGCCTGTTTAAGCAGACTGGCTTTGCTGGGAATACCactgtgaaggcagggaactgttcagcttggacGTACCCTGTTCAGAAGGCAGCGAGACGTGGGTCTCCACCCATCGGAGGTGATGGCCAGGGGAACCGAAAGCCTGAGAGTGAGTGAAAACAGGTGCATCTGCCCTGAACTCTGACAAGTAACACACAGACTTTCTGTTGGGTGATGACCCAAATCAGTCAGTTGACCGCATCCTGAAGCTAAGTACCTATTAGTAAGAAAGCGTATGTGCTTATGTATGTGTTTTAAAGATTATCACAGATGTGTGGGTGTCTGTTTTGTAACCGGTTCCAATCAAGACTGTTGCAGAACAGTTTTAAAACTGAACAAGTTACTTTTGTTAACTGGGATTATAGAACACGGTACATATATCTACCATAGTTAATGGTTTCACTCGGCCTTTCAAGTTCCAGGTGTATACAGACATAAGACAAAGCGTGGAAGCTTTTTGAACTGTCACAAACATAGGCGATTATCTTAGGTTACTAGGAGGATCAGTCACATCCTACAactaaaatacacctctactagatataacgctgtcctcgggagccaaaaaatcataccgcgttataggtaaaaccgtgTTAtaacgaacttgctttgatccaccagagtgcgcagccccgcccccccggagcactgctttaccgtgttagatccgaattcgtgttatatcgggtcgcgttatatcggggtagaggtgtaattcattGGGAAATAGGCTAAAAGGGTTGACTAATGTAGATCTATTGGGAAGAAGACCTTGGTGATTGGGCATGTAAGTAACTTACCAAATTTGTTTTGTGATCTAGCAGTGGATGGTTTTTCCTCTGAGTTAGCAGCACTAGAGTTGATAACCAATTGGCATGAGTGATGCCCTATCCTTAGGGACTCTGTCAAAAATTTAAACAAAGTCACCTTTCCAAATTAGTAATTATGAATGTTTTCTACTGTGGTTGTGTAACTTGATTCCGAAATCTGAATGGCTATACTGACTGGTTTTCTAACTTAGTCATAACAGAAAGTAAATGGAGTTAGACCTATCTACACCCAGTCTGAATTTGACCTATAGGTTCTACAAATGAAGGAGTCCTGGTCAAGACAAGATTGTTCCCTGTTGTACATTTACTACTGCAGGGGTAGGCACCCTATGGCACACATGAAAAACACGGCACgttagctgattttcagtggcattcacactgcccgggtcctggccaccagtccagaaggctctgcattttaatttaattttaaatgaagcttcttcaacattttaaaaaccttatttagtttacatacaacaatagtttagttatatattacagacttatagaaagagaccttctaaaaacgttaaaatgtattactggtacgcgaaaccttaaattagagtgaataaatgaagaatcggcacaccacttctgaaaggttgccgacccctgtactactGTATTGAACCACCTACTTTCAAATGGGTTTTCATGCACTTCCCTTGAGAAATTATTTAGTAGCTCTCACGGTCATGTTACAGAAAACGTGCTTCAGAAGTAGCAGACAGGATAATCTCACCTTACTACTCTCACCTCTGGCATGTTGGGATCAGGCTAGTTAGTGTTTACTCTAGGTATTAAAGTTTC
The window above is part of the Chrysemys picta bellii isolate R12L10 chromosome 12, ASM1138683v2, whole genome shotgun sequence genome. Proteins encoded here:
- the TEN1 gene encoding CST complex subunit TEN1; the protein is MLPSPGVYYFPWEINSGSVADGETLRTFGRLHCYDMVQSEAILTALRSSVQHQVCVCTKFVEPFQAQLGSLYVALGEIEQRDGEGPVLKARVLTCVEGMNLPLLEQAIQEQRQYFRERQGQVESSAS